tggtaaatgatggagagcagctctgtaagctcatctgccagctccctcatcaccctggggtggatcccatctggtcccatggatttatgaacatccaagcagctcagcagttctctgactgcctctcGAGGATAATGGGTGCACCATTCttctccctgacaccatctaccatCCCAGGAAgagagttgtcctgaaggcaaatcgtcttctcactaaaaactgaggcaaaaaatgacgttaagcacctctgccttctcctgatctgcagtcattaaattcccttccacatctaataaagaacaaaggttggtcttacccttccttttaccatagacatatttgtaaaagcatttttcattatcctttacaaaagctgccattttaagttcaaactgagctttggcttccttatttttttcctatatacCCTAGCAActcccttaaatacttcctgagagacctgaccctccttccaaagatgatacatcctctttttattcctacgttccttcaaaacctccttgcccatccaggctagatgtttgcATCGTCGACTCGtctttcagcacacagggaaagtctattcctgtgccctcgagatctctgttttgaagcatgcccacctttcctgaactcctttgtttttaagggctgcttcccaaggaattctctgaataagtctcctaaacaggccaaagtctgccctccgaagtccaatgtaaaagtcttattagtgttcctcctgactttccaaaatattgagaattctataatttcatgatcactgtgccccaagtgacctccaaccaccacatctcccaccagcccatctctatttacaaacaacagatccaacatagtccctctcctggtgggctcactcaccagctacgccaaaaattgtcctccacaatctctaaaaatttcctggactgccttttttcagctgtattgagttcccaggagatgtccagcaggttgaagtcacctAAAAGAGCAAGGGCTGATGATCTAGAAACATTCTTtagctgcttgaaaaataacctgtccAGCACTTCTTTCTGGCTGGGTGGCTGttaacagactcccagtaggatgtcagccttgttggccttccccctaagtctcacccatagacattTGACttcatcatcattagtttcaacatcCGTAGCATCAAAATcctccctaatgtaaagggcgacccctccacctcttctccctctcctgtctctcctgaagagcttgcagccatccagtgcagcgctccagccatgtgagtcgtcccaccctgtttctgtgatggcaattacatcatagctctggtgctgcaccatggcctccagctcttcgtgtttgttacccatgctgtgtgcattggtgtacatgcacctcagctgggctgctgatttcacccctagctcaggcttaccacccacgagcctgcttccagacaacccagctacatctccctcccccttcggacctagtttaaagccctctcaacaagttctgcccgTTCaagagctaaaattcttctgcccttcacagaaagatggagcccgtgTAGTCCAAggaggccaggtgctgtaaaagttgccccatgacttaagaatcccaaattttgtcgatgacaccaacccttgagccactcgttgataatgtgagctctcctattgctttcaccgtttttctcagactccagagggactgaggaaaagactgtctgtgcccctgtcctattaaccacctgacccaatgccctaaagtcccttttcattgccctgacactcctcttctcagtctcatcactgccagcctggggtatcagcagtgggcaataatcagagggctgaatcagcccaggcagtgtgtcagtgatatcccgtacccgggccccagggaggcagcagacctctctgtggggtggctctggtcgacatatggggccctctgttcccctcaggagggagtcacccgccacgattacccttctttcctttttgatgttagaggtgctgatctgtctcacagatgaatcataactgggaggctcactgggcagataattttcttctaaaccacctggctgactctccagatccaggggatcatacctaATCTGAAGTGGtgcctggcttgggagagggggttgggagggatttttattattacctccttgagtaggtacccactcccacttcccttcatcagccaggtgtccttctatagcctgagAGTGGGAGGCGTgggagacagcaggaaccaaggagagcattgctgccctgccagacctcatggaaccaaggatccattgtgacactgcagggccctggggcaccacagtgccattgtgacactgcagggcccaaggatccaagggactttgtgacaccagagggacattgtgacactgggaggcctcatggaatcatggacagcattgggacactctggggcctcatggaaccatggtgacaccaagttgtctgggggtgttgatctgctggaaggcaggagggctctgcacagggacctggacaggctggatccagaggccaaatccaacaaggtgaggtttaacaagtccaagtgccaggtcctgctcTTTGGCCACAaaaacccctgcagcgctacaggcgGGGGACacagtggctggacagcagccaggcagaaagggacctgcagggactgatggacagcaggctggacatgagccagcagtgtgcccaggtggccaagaaggccaatggctcctggcctggatcaggaatggtgtggccagcaggaccagggcagtgattcttcccctgtgctcagcactggctgggcagcacctcgagtgctgtgtccagttgtgggccccccaatttaggaaggacatggaggggctggagcgtgtccagagaagggcaacaaggctggtgaggggtctggagcacaagtcctgtgaggagcggctgagggagctggggtcgtttatcctggagaagaggaggctcaggggacacaaggcagtgtcagggcacaggttggacctgatgatctccaaggtctttaCCAGCCTTGCTGAtcctgtgattctctgaaaccacccttgaGGCAGTtacaggaggagccctgggcctcctcttcagaagctgcagcagcccaggtccctcagcttctcctcacagccccaaagcccatcctgtcagtcctgcagagcctctgcagcccctcctcactgcccagaacaggcagccccacagccagacacagcagcccagatgtgcccccctggcctgggctgcctctggcaagggagcagcaccaggcactgcaggagcctgcagacaattcctgcagcacttgtgggatgatcctgctccccaagggccgttcccaaggtgccaagtcaggaactggaatggggagtggggccagagaggaaaggacaATCAGGGATGGGCTGGGTGCAAGGGAGGGAACAGGGGAAAGGGCAATAGGGAGAAATCTGGATCattaaagaggaaagaaagcagaggtgaagccaaggaaatactcagggcagtttgggggtggctgccaggcagccctggctctgagcaacagcgtctgcagtgggacaggaaactcccagctgatgggaacaaactttctggctgactgcagaggccaggacaaagctgagtggtttccctggcgtcccccagcccttcctggccccaggggctgatggcatttgtgctccctcaggttcatgtccccacagcagcagcatgggggtgctcccgcctgctgtgtgcaatgcaaacaggggctcctgagccagtgctgccatggctgtgcctgcaaggatgcggcacctgtgtgagctgggggagaggccagggctgcagaggggggatgttgttggcagctccatgaggacgctctgggacgctgccctgggctgtccagcgcactggggatggatcagcccctgctctgctgctccttcccgtctcccccagggcccttgcagagcaccagccatgctgtttgcccccagcctgcccacggccagcctggggctgctcacgggggttttctgtgctgagcattggcctggccgtgttcttgagagagcctgggcaaggagcctggagcccccaggccctggcctgaggcgtcagcgctgccccagcagtgcccatgggctgtccctgctgcagccccggcactgccacccccaggactgtgcccggccccgagagcactcaggccctgcagcaacaccagggccaccagggcagcggggcagggccacgggagcagcactggcaacaccaagtgctgctgctgctgggcacagctgctgtgccagcactgatctgcccccagctctgcacacagacattgctgctgcagctccagagaaggcaacaaaagggcatctctgccgaaaactctgctgggagatccttcagttcctttaaagccaccatgagcacagcccctcattgacacagtctgtggccacaggggaGGTgtagagaaacaaaaggagaaatggcaaAATCAATGCCATTTCCTTGTGGTCAATATTAAAAActaaggcaaaggaaaaaatcaaacccacaaccaaaccaacaagaagtatcaaagatgacttttatttcaagtgattttcagaaattggccagcagtttaatgttcctgaaaccatccagtcatcagtctccacaatgcagccttgagctcctggttcctcaggctgtagatgagggggttcagggctggaggcaccaccgaaTACAGAACGGACaaggccagatccagggatggggaggagatggaggggggcttcaggtaggtAAATAcaccagtgctgaggaacagggagaccacggccaggtgagggaggcaggtggaaaaggctttgtgccgtccctgctcagaggggatcctcagcacagccctgaagatctgcacataggagaaaacaatgaacacaaaacagccaaaagctaaACACGCACCAACAGCAAggagcccaagttccctgagatAGGATTTTGAGCAGGAGAgtttgaggatctgtgggatctcacagaagaactggcccagggcattgccatggcacaggtgcagggaaaatgtattggccgtgtgcagcagagcactgagaaagccactggcccaggcagctgctgccatgtgggcacaagctctgctgcccaggagggtcctgtagtgcaggggtttgcagatggacacgtagcggtcgtagcacatgatggtcaggagggaaagctctgctgagatgaagaaggcaaaaaaaaagagctgagcaaCACAGCCTGAGTAGGAGATGgtcctggtgtcccagagggaattgtgcatggctttggggacagtggtgcagatggagcccaggtcgctgagggccaggttgagcaggaagaagaacatgggcgtgtgcaggtggtggccgcaggctacggcactgatgatgaggccgttgcccagaagggcagccagggagatgcccaggaagaggcagaagtgcaggagctgcagctgccgcgtgtctgccagtgccagcaggaggaagtggctgatggagctgctgttggacattggctgtggctgcacatggggatcTGTAAGgaaagtaatcatggaatagttgggtttggaaaggactttaagtatcccagcacagcttggggacactttccccccccctgcctgcccagggctctgctgcctggagctgtccctgccagcagctgcttccttgtgcccagggctgggccctgccagggctgccagagcccagcccagcccggggggctcagctctgccctgcagacccccccagctcaggcactgcccaggggcagctctggctctgcaggctctgatggcaacgtcagagcaaccctgaggaggctggagaaGTGACACTGATGCTGCCCGTGAGGGGCCCTGTGCTGATTTCTGTCAATGCCTGGTTTATTGATTCCTGAGAgaaaacttgtttatttttctcagcCTGAACTGAGTgatgaatatctatgtgcaatttcccatccAGTCCACACAGATCAGTAGATTAAAAAAGCAAGATTTTCCCTTTTATGCAGCCCCTGCCTTGCTGAGCTCCCATATAATAtacttggaaatgttctgcagtTAAATCCCGTGCTGGGAGCAGTCCTGAACAATGCAGCATCCTCACCACACATGGAGAACACTTCCAAACCCTACCAGCTGTCTCTTTCCACCCAGATCTTGaccccagtgctgggagcagctccccgggccggctgagagctgtccctggcaggcagcagagtccctggcccagcacagcgccctgggctgcaggaccctgctctgcaggacagccctgggcacccctggctgctctgcacaagagatgatcagagaatgtactcacagggtctgtgggcattgggatgttccagctgtaggagatcactccaggagctgcagctgcattgtcctgcagccggaggttcctgtgccaagggctgccagtgattctgccccaggcacttctcagcaccttcccagccctgactgatggaagctctctgtgcctctgtgctgtgcccgggctggctgcaggcagtgccccaaccctgctgggctgggagaagagctgctcatccagagaaatgtgcttttgaagctctccttggttgccaggatcaccttctgtgccaggagcccggcccagctcagcagcacagacacagcacaaggactttaatgaccctctggggctttgtgctcaggccctgaacatcaggccctgagagggagctgcagaaacctctccagagctccaagtcagaatccaactccaaagtgtctttgacttttaatgggtcccactgagggacacgactgagaaagtgtccccaggccccaggcagagcagagaactggaggcactgatgacaggtggggacaaagagaagccaagtcctggtgccctggggcacagcagggtctgtgccaccaagggctgtca
Above is a genomic segment from Anomalospiza imberbis isolate Cuckoo-Finch-1a 21T00152 chromosome 34, ASM3175350v1, whole genome shotgun sequence containing:
- the LOC137464019 gene encoding olfactory receptor 14I1-like, giving the protein MSNSSSISHFLLLALADTRQLQLLHFCLFLGISLAALLGNGLIISAVACGHHLHTPMFFFLLNLALSDLGSICTTVPKAMHNSLWDTRTISYSGCVAQLFFFAFFISAELSLLTIMCYDRYVSICKPLHYRTLLGSRACAHMAAAAWASGFLSALLHTANTFSLHLCHGNALGQFFCEIPQILKLSCSKSYLRELGLLAVGACLAFGCFVFIVFSYVQIFRAVLRIPSEQGRHKAFSTCLPHLAVVSLFLSTGVFTYLKPPSISSPSLDLALSVLYSVVPPALNPLIYSLRNQELKAALWRLMTGWFQEH